The following proteins come from a genomic window of Micromonospora zamorensis:
- a CDS encoding winged helix-turn-helix domain-containing protein: protein MSVSPASSRAGWHTSQPAVPGRPPGGQRRPANTATPVLTVTLSIPLACEESLTPAARRLLEAAREMLERGEGVIIGSVPTERRPDQAPANRSPTRALSPTIPALHILASSRSVLRDDEPLPLTRLEFDLLLHLVAHPRRVFTRLQLLNAVWGYEHAGVRTVDVHVRRLRGKVGVDVPLVTTVYGVGYRLADDARVTIDRSS from the coding sequence ATGTCGGTCAGCCCTGCCTCGTCGCGCGCCGGATGGCATACGTCGCAACCCGCGGTGCCCGGTCGACCGCCCGGCGGTCAGCGTCGCCCGGCGAACACCGCGACGCCCGTGCTCACCGTGACGCTGTCCATCCCGCTGGCCTGTGAGGAGTCGCTGACCCCAGCGGCACGTCGGCTGCTCGAAGCCGCCCGGGAGATGCTGGAGCGCGGCGAGGGCGTGATCATCGGGTCCGTTCCGACCGAACGCCGCCCCGACCAGGCGCCCGCCAACCGGTCACCGACCCGGGCCCTCAGCCCGACCATCCCGGCCCTGCACATCCTCGCCTCGTCCCGCTCGGTGCTGCGCGACGACGAGCCGCTGCCGCTGACCCGGCTGGAGTTCGACCTGCTGCTGCACCTGGTCGCCCACCCGCGCCGGGTGTTCACCCGGCTGCAACTGCTCAACGCCGTCTGGGGCTACGAGCACGCCGGCGTACGCACCGTCGACGTGCACGTGCGTCGGCTGCGCGGCAAGGTCGGCGTGGACGTACCCCTGGTCACCACCGTCTACGGCGTGGGCTACCGGCTGGCCGACGACGCCCGGGTCACCATCGACCGCAGCAGCTGA
- a CDS encoding TraR/DksA family transcriptional regulator encodes MLVHDTVGTTRSQTEIDQIRLSLQARYDELTAEYDQAVLQSQVLRLVEVGDTAGDDQADSGTKTAERDTAQSLLRTILDRRAQYEHALGRLAEGTYGWCEGCSAAIPVERLEIFPAATTCVTCKQTRERRAA; translated from the coding sequence ATGCTCGTCCACGACACGGTCGGTACGACCCGTTCCCAGACGGAGATCGACCAGATCCGGCTCTCTCTGCAGGCGCGCTACGACGAGCTGACCGCCGAGTACGACCAGGCCGTGCTCCAGAGCCAGGTGCTGCGGCTGGTGGAGGTCGGCGACACCGCCGGCGACGACCAGGCCGACAGCGGCACCAAGACCGCCGAGCGGGACACCGCGCAGTCCCTGTTGCGCACCATCCTCGACCGCCGCGCCCAGTACGAGCACGCGCTCGGCCGGCTCGCCGAGGGCACCTACGGCTGGTGCGAGGGCTGCTCGGCGGCGATCCCGGTGGAGCGACTGGAGATCTTCCCGGCCGCCACCACCTGTGTGACCTGCAAGCAGACCCGCGAACGGCGGGCGGCCTGA
- a CDS encoding rhodanese-like domain-containing protein, translated as MQVTAEHCPAPVPPPGSRGIDEILAAARARLHRLDPERAHLAYRAGALLVDIRPAAQRAAHGVVPGSLTVERNVLEWRFDPRCPARLPQAVDYDVPVMILCQEGYTSSLAAAALQDVGLHRATDVVGGFAAWRIAGLPALGPTPLHTSPLASPVKTGWARR; from the coding sequence ATGCAGGTAACCGCCGAGCACTGTCCGGCCCCCGTGCCGCCGCCGGGCTCCCGGGGCATCGACGAGATCCTGGCCGCCGCGCGTGCCCGGCTGCACCGGTTGGACCCGGAGCGCGCGCACCTGGCGTACCGGGCCGGAGCACTGCTGGTCGACATCCGACCGGCAGCGCAGCGGGCCGCGCACGGCGTGGTGCCGGGCTCGCTCACTGTCGAGCGCAACGTGCTGGAATGGCGCTTCGACCCCCGCTGCCCGGCCCGACTGCCGCAGGCGGTCGACTACGACGTGCCGGTGATGATCCTCTGCCAGGAGGGCTACACCTCGTCGCTGGCCGCCGCCGCCCTGCAGGACGTCGGCCTGCACCGGGCCACCGACGTGGTCGGCGGCTTCGCGGCCTGGCGGATCGCCGGCCTGCCAGCCCTCGGCCCGACCCCGCTGCACACCTCCCCACTCGCGTCCCCCGTCAAGACCGGGTGGGCGCGCCGCTGA
- a CDS encoding uridine kinase, with product MRIRPISPDLLVTELTGRLADAATRAATGPARLRVAVDGAPAAGPDELAAALVDPLRARGRPVLHVRATDFLRPASLRYELGRTNPDSFYENWVDEAGLRREVLDPAGPGGTGRVLPSLWDADADRASRAHYVDLPPGGVVLVSGPLLLGGGLPFDVTVHLELSPAALRRRTEPAQEWALPAFDRYAEEVVPASFADVVVRADDPRRPALVEPGGDG from the coding sequence GTGCGCATCCGTCCCATCTCGCCCGACCTGCTCGTCACCGAGCTGACCGGCCGGCTGGCCGACGCCGCGACCCGCGCCGCCACCGGGCCCGCCCGGCTGCGGGTGGCGGTGGACGGTGCTCCCGCCGCCGGCCCGGACGAGCTGGCCGCCGCGCTCGTCGACCCGCTGCGCGCCCGGGGCCGTCCGGTGCTGCACGTACGCGCCACCGACTTCCTCCGCCCCGCGTCCCTGCGCTACGAGCTGGGCCGCACCAACCCGGACTCCTTCTACGAGAACTGGGTCGACGAGGCCGGCCTGCGCCGGGAGGTGCTCGACCCGGCCGGCCCGGGCGGCACCGGGCGGGTGCTCCCGTCGCTCTGGGACGCCGACGCCGACCGGGCCAGCCGTGCTCACTACGTCGACCTGCCACCCGGAGGCGTCGTCCTCGTCAGCGGCCCGCTGCTGCTCGGCGGCGGCCTGCCCTTCGACGTCACCGTCCACCTGGAGCTGTCCCCGGCGGCGCTGCGTCGACGCACCGAACCGGCCCAGGAGTGGGCGCTGCCCGCCTTCGACCGCTACGCCGAGGAGGTCGTCCCGGCGAGCTTCGCCGACGTGGTGGTACGAGCCGACGACCCCCGCCGCCCCGCGCTCGTGGAGCCCGGCGGAGACGGCTGA
- a CDS encoding FtsK/SpoIIIE domain-containing protein codes for MADRRGQLASRVRDTLAEALGATRTRLSAAQAELTAGRERLARVERAAAAVPARVGAQRDRRVAEIDARYSTRIAELARRAADAARQEAPGCAGADWAGWAPTPARRAEPPGALRVGTVRIDGVDPVPALVPLLDAGHVHLSGDDRAGCDAVVSALLLRAAGRADPGAVRLVGYDPEQLGGGLAGFAPLGTAGLLTFVGPGGLGPLLDDLVEQIRRINETVLAGEYASLRELAAATGRRPEPWRVAVLLGGDELNRHERGQLDRVVRAGAACGVHLVVHGVPLPEDPTVTRVVAGVSGARIGGSAGLPVRLDPPPPATLVTETCREIAARVNAGPPPTPFADLLPPPELMWREDSSDGLTAPIGEGPQGRPVRLTLGDYPPHALIGGPSGTGKTNLIFAWIGALAARYSPAELEFYLLDFKEGVSFARFAQGRRDPSWLPHMRLVGINVNTDREFGLALLRFLAEELRRRADAAKKHEVTKLAELRAVDPTGHWPRIVAVVDEFQMLLAGRDVVARESADLLEDLARRGRSQGIHLVLASQDVRGIEALWGRPALVAQFTLRIALPKALRILAERNDAAQSLPRWHAVVNAESGMVEGNEVARIPSASDWETWSGLQHRLWRMRPADAAPARLFDGDAIPRLADAPDFRTLAAPADGSVPRSPVALLGEIIDVQSRSAALRLPRAPGRNLAVLGTRVDEACAVLDAAARSLARQHPPGTARFSIACLDADADPIARALYDDLADDAAWYDEETVGELMAETADGLTGPGSPHYLLLFAVDAAAGALAARAGRRTGLEQLRRILHDGPERRTHVLAWWRGVARMRADLGGPAARTDQIGAWVALDTHGGELGSSLYPGTGGPDWYPRPWRGLFFDRAVHRTGQVIIPYGPSR; via the coding sequence ATGGCTGACCGGCGCGGCCAGTTGGCCAGCCGGGTCCGCGACACCCTCGCCGAGGCGTTGGGCGCGACCCGTACCCGCCTGTCCGCAGCCCAGGCCGAGCTGACCGCCGGGCGCGAACGGCTGGCCCGGGTCGAGCGGGCGGCTGCGGCCGTACCGGCACGGGTGGGCGCCCAGCGGGACCGCCGCGTCGCCGAGATCGACGCCCGCTACTCGACCCGGATCGCCGAACTGGCCCGGCGCGCCGCCGACGCGGCCCGGCAGGAGGCGCCGGGCTGCGCGGGGGCCGACTGGGCGGGGTGGGCCCCGACGCCCGCCCGCCGTGCGGAGCCACCCGGCGCGCTACGGGTCGGCACGGTCCGGATCGACGGCGTCGACCCGGTGCCCGCGCTGGTGCCGCTGCTCGACGCCGGGCACGTACACCTGTCCGGGGACGATCGCGCCGGCTGCGACGCCGTGGTGTCCGCGTTGCTGCTGCGGGCCGCCGGCCGCGCCGACCCGGGCGCGGTACGCCTGGTCGGGTACGACCCGGAGCAGCTCGGCGGTGGCCTGGCCGGGTTCGCGCCGCTGGGCACGGCGGGGCTGCTCACCTTCGTCGGCCCCGGCGGTCTGGGCCCACTGCTCGACGACCTGGTGGAGCAGATCCGCCGGATCAACGAGACGGTGCTCGCCGGCGAGTACGCGTCGTTGCGCGAGCTGGCCGCGGCGACCGGCCGACGACCCGAGCCATGGCGGGTGGCGGTGCTGCTCGGCGGTGATGAGCTCAACCGGCACGAGCGCGGGCAACTGGACCGGGTGGTACGCGCCGGCGCGGCCTGCGGGGTGCACCTGGTGGTCCACGGTGTGCCGCTGCCGGAGGACCCGACGGTGACCCGGGTGGTGGCCGGGGTGTCCGGCGCACGCATCGGCGGGTCGGCCGGGCTGCCCGTCCGTCTCGATCCACCGCCACCGGCGACGCTGGTCACCGAGACGTGCCGGGAGATCGCCGCCCGGGTGAACGCCGGCCCACCGCCGACCCCGTTCGCGGACCTGCTGCCCCCGCCGGAGCTGATGTGGCGGGAGGACTCATCCGACGGGCTGACCGCGCCGATCGGCGAGGGGCCGCAGGGCCGGCCGGTGCGGCTGACGCTGGGCGACTATCCACCGCACGCGCTGATCGGCGGACCGTCCGGCACCGGCAAGACCAACCTGATCTTCGCGTGGATCGGCGCCCTTGCCGCCCGCTACTCCCCCGCCGAGCTGGAGTTCTACCTGCTGGACTTCAAGGAGGGCGTGTCCTTCGCGCGGTTCGCGCAGGGCCGGCGCGACCCGAGCTGGCTGCCGCACATGCGCCTGGTCGGGATCAACGTCAACACCGACCGGGAGTTCGGCCTGGCGCTGCTGCGTTTCCTCGCCGAGGAGCTGCGTCGCCGCGCCGACGCGGCCAAGAAGCACGAGGTGACCAAGCTGGCCGAGCTGCGGGCCGTCGACCCGACCGGGCACTGGCCACGGATCGTCGCGGTGGTCGACGAGTTCCAGATGCTGCTGGCCGGTCGGGACGTGGTCGCCCGGGAGTCGGCCGACCTGCTGGAGGACCTGGCCCGACGCGGCCGGTCCCAGGGCATCCACCTGGTGCTCGCCTCACAGGACGTGCGGGGCATCGAGGCCCTGTGGGGCCGCCCCGCGCTGGTCGCCCAGTTCACCCTGCGCATCGCGTTGCCCAAGGCGCTGCGGATCCTCGCCGAACGCAACGACGCGGCACAGTCGCTGCCTCGCTGGCACGCGGTGGTCAACGCCGAGTCGGGCATGGTGGAGGGCAACGAGGTCGCCCGGATCCCGTCGGCCAGTGACTGGGAGACGTGGAGCGGTTTGCAGCACCGGCTGTGGCGGATGCGCCCGGCCGACGCGGCACCGGCCCGGCTCTTCGACGGCGACGCGATTCCCCGACTGGCGGACGCCCCGGACTTCCGTACGCTCGCCGCGCCCGCGGACGGGAGCGTGCCGCGCAGCCCGGTTGCCCTACTCGGGGAGATCATCGACGTGCAGTCCCGCTCGGCGGCGCTGCGACTGCCGCGCGCCCCCGGGCGCAACCTCGCCGTGCTCGGCACCCGGGTGGACGAGGCCTGCGCGGTGCTGGACGCGGCAGCCCGCTCACTGGCCCGCCAGCACCCGCCGGGCACCGCCCGGTTCTCCATCGCCTGCCTCGACGCCGACGCTGACCCGATCGCCCGTGCGCTCTACGACGACCTGGCCGACGACGCCGCCTGGTACGACGAGGAGACAGTCGGTGAGCTGATGGCCGAGACGGCCGACGGGCTGACCGGCCCGGGGAGCCCGCACTACCTGCTGCTGTTCGCCGTCGACGCGGCGGCCGGCGCGCTGGCCGCCCGAGCCGGCCGACGCACCGGGCTGGAGCAGCTGCGGCGGATCCTGCACGACGGGCCGGAACGACGGACGCACGTGCTGGCCTGGTGGCGGGGAGTGGCACGGATGCGTGCCGACCTCGGCGGGCCCGCCGCGCGTACCGACCAGATCGGCGCCTGGGTGGCGCTGGACACCCACGGCGGCGAGCTGGGTTCCTCGCTCTACCCGGGCACCGGCGGCCCGGACTGGTATCCCCGCCCCTGGCGGGGCCTCTTCTTCGACCGGGCGGTGCACCGCACCGGACAGGTGATCATCCCTTATGGTCCGTCGCGATGA
- a CDS encoding winged helix-turn-helix domain-containing protein → MSVVAIPTRRHPGTRPARPRTGPTLTITLDLVPGPLSPRLARLVQLLGELAESGEGQLRTVEDVVPAPRPAASPAAGAPSADAAHVRILAGSRMVRQGDRVVPLTRIEYELLLFLAERPRRVFTRLQLLSSVWGYEHAVARTVDVHVRRLRAKLDGSEVVTTVYGVGYRLADEARISVDHSR, encoded by the coding sequence ATGTCCGTCGTCGCCATCCCCACGCGCCGCCACCCGGGCACCCGCCCGGCCCGCCCGCGCACCGGCCCGACCCTCACCATCACCCTCGACCTCGTCCCCGGGCCGCTGAGCCCCCGGCTGGCCCGGTTGGTGCAACTGCTCGGCGAGCTGGCCGAGTCGGGGGAGGGCCAGCTGCGTACCGTCGAGGACGTGGTGCCCGCGCCGCGACCGGCCGCGAGCCCCGCCGCCGGCGCGCCGTCCGCCGACGCCGCCCACGTCCGCATCCTGGCCGGCTCGCGGATGGTCCGCCAGGGCGACCGGGTCGTCCCGCTGACCCGCATCGAGTACGAGCTGCTGCTGTTCCTGGCCGAGCGGCCACGCCGGGTCTTCACCCGCCTCCAGCTGTTGTCCAGTGTGTGGGGGTACGAGCACGCGGTAGCCCGGACCGTGGACGTGCACGTTCGACGGCTGCGCGCCAAGCTGGACGGCTCGGAGGTGGTGACCACCGTCTACGGGGTTGGTTACCGGTTGGCCGACGAGGCGCGGATCAGCGTGGACCACAGCCGATAA
- a CDS encoding DUF72 domain-containing protein, with protein MILVGTSGWQYRDWRGRFYPQQLPQRLWLEHFAAGFATVEVNNAFYRLPERETFAAWRARTPADFCVTVKMSRYLTHIKRLRDPDEPVARFLGRATALGDRLGPVLLQLPPNLRADVDALDATLRLFPAEVRVAVEPRHPSWWTDATRAVLERRRAALVWADRLGRPVAPRWRTTDFGYLRLHEGRARPWPRYGRAALTSWVRRLTDAFGEDEPAYVYFNNDPGGAAIVDAVAFAALARAAGHPVSRVPTPAEADTSGD; from the coding sequence GTGATCCTGGTGGGCACGTCCGGCTGGCAGTACCGGGACTGGCGGGGCCGCTTCTACCCGCAACAACTGCCGCAGCGGCTCTGGCTGGAGCACTTCGCGGCCGGGTTCGCCACGGTCGAGGTCAACAACGCCTTCTACCGGCTGCCGGAGCGGGAGACCTTCGCCGCCTGGCGGGCGCGCACACCGGCGGATTTCTGCGTGACGGTGAAGATGAGCCGCTACCTCACCCACATCAAGCGGCTGCGCGATCCGGACGAGCCGGTGGCCCGGTTCCTCGGTCGCGCCACCGCGCTCGGTGACCGTCTCGGCCCGGTGCTGCTGCAACTGCCGCCGAACCTCCGGGCGGACGTCGACGCGCTCGACGCGACCCTGCGGCTGTTCCCGGCCGAGGTGCGGGTCGCCGTCGAGCCCCGGCACCCCTCCTGGTGGACCGACGCCACCCGGGCGGTGCTGGAACGGCGTCGGGCCGCGCTGGTCTGGGCCGACCGGCTGGGGCGCCCGGTCGCTCCGCGCTGGCGCACCACGGACTTCGGGTACCTGCGCCTGCACGAGGGGCGGGCACGGCCGTGGCCCCGCTACGGCCGCGCGGCGCTCACCTCATGGGTGCGGCGGCTGACCGACGCCTTCGGCGAGGACGAGCCGGCGTACGTCTATTTCAACAACGACCCGGGCGGCGCCGCCATCGTGGACGCTGTCGCGTTCGCCGCGCTGGCCCGTGCGGCCGGGCACCCGGTGTCGCGGGTGCCGACGCCGGCCGAGGCGGACACCTCCGGCGACTGA
- a CDS encoding cysteine dioxygenase: protein MTHRRPELDLLTVAARWADPAGWPVALRFDPAERWYARLDVGDDHEVWALSWLPGQGTDLHDHGGSAGGFRVVSGTLTEETVAAGRLRPRLLPAGAGRRFGPRHVHQVTNQGPAPAVSVHVYRPALLRMTRYHLVDGRLRVAEVAEAGRSW, encoded by the coding sequence ATGACGCACCGCCGCCCGGAGCTTGACCTGCTCACCGTCGCCGCCCGGTGGGCCGACCCGGCCGGCTGGCCGGTCGCGCTGCGCTTCGACCCGGCCGAGCGCTGGTACGCGCGCCTCGACGTCGGCGACGACCACGAGGTGTGGGCACTGAGCTGGCTGCCCGGGCAGGGCACCGACCTGCACGACCACGGTGGTTCGGCCGGAGGGTTCCGCGTCGTCAGCGGCACGCTCACCGAGGAGACGGTCGCCGCCGGCCGGTTGCGCCCACGACTGCTGCCCGCCGGCGCCGGTCGCCGCTTCGGCCCCCGACACGTGCACCAGGTGACCAACCAGGGGCCGGCGCCGGCGGTCAGCGTGCACGTCTACCGGCCGGCGTTGCTGCGGATGACCCGCTACCACCTGGTGGACGGGCGGCTGCGGGTCGCCGAGGTCGCCGAAGCCGGCCGGTCCTGGTGA
- a CDS encoding cupin domain-containing protein, which translates to MTHLDPPGGHGRPAVPSANAAEALARCVSVEPAKFAAAHWGHTPLLSRAAELPNASGFADLLSPADADELLSRRGLRTPFLRVAKDGQLVPAARWTGGGGAGAEIGDQVLDERVLEQYASGATLVLQGLHRIWPPLVDFARDLGLALNQPLQINAYLTPAGSQGFATHYDTHDVFVLQVDGRKHWRIHPPVLPDPLEKQPWGGRADEVGATAQGQAALDVVLAPGDALYLPRGWLHSAQAQDASSLHLTVGIRALTRYALVEELLALAAEDQRLRASLPFGTDVADPDAIEPELTETVEALRDWLLRADPGAVAARLRQRAWPAARPAPIRPLAQADAVAALDADSQVTLRPGLRWQLVPHGSDTVALRLFDRTITLPGDCEAAARVLLSGAVTRVGDLPGLPDDADRVTLTRRLLREAVLVPA; encoded by the coding sequence ATGACGCACCTCGACCCGCCGGGCGGCCACGGCCGCCCGGCGGTTCCGTCCGCGAACGCCGCCGAGGCACTGGCCCGTTGCGTCTCGGTCGAGCCGGCCAAGTTCGCCGCCGCGCACTGGGGACACACCCCGCTGCTCTCCCGCGCCGCCGAGCTGCCCAACGCGTCCGGCTTCGCCGACCTGCTCAGCCCCGCCGACGCCGACGAGCTGCTCAGCCGGCGCGGTCTGCGTACCCCCTTTCTGCGCGTCGCCAAGGACGGCCAGTTGGTGCCGGCGGCGCGCTGGACCGGCGGTGGTGGCGCGGGCGCCGAGATCGGCGACCAGGTGCTCGACGAGCGGGTCCTGGAGCAGTACGCCTCCGGCGCCACGCTCGTGTTGCAGGGTCTGCACCGGATCTGGCCACCGCTCGTCGACTTCGCCCGTGACCTGGGCCTCGCGCTCAACCAGCCGTTACAGATCAACGCCTACCTCACCCCGGCGGGCAGCCAGGGCTTCGCCACCCACTACGACACCCACGACGTGTTCGTCCTCCAGGTCGACGGCCGCAAACACTGGCGGATCCACCCGCCCGTGCTGCCCGACCCGCTGGAGAAGCAGCCGTGGGGTGGCCGCGCCGACGAGGTCGGTGCCACCGCGCAGGGTCAGGCCGCGCTGGACGTGGTGCTCGCCCCCGGCGACGCCCTCTACCTGCCCCGGGGTTGGCTGCACAGCGCGCAGGCGCAGGACGCCAGCTCGCTGCACCTGACCGTGGGCATCCGTGCGCTCACCCGCTACGCCCTGGTCGAGGAGCTGTTGGCGCTGGCCGCCGAGGACCAACGGCTGCGGGCCAGCCTGCCGTTCGGCACCGACGTCGCCGACCCGGACGCCATCGAACCGGAGCTGACCGAGACGGTCGAGGCACTGCGGGACTGGCTCCTGCGCGCCGACCCCGGTGCGGTCGCCGCGCGCCTGCGCCAACGCGCCTGGCCGGCCGCCCGCCCTGCACCCATCCGGCCGCTCGCCCAGGCCGACGCGGTGGCCGCGCTTGACGCCGACTCCCAGGTCACCCTGCGGCCGGGCCTGCGCTGGCAGTTGGTGCCGCACGGGTCGGACACGGTGGCGTTGCGGCTGTTCGACCGGACGATCACCCTGCCCGGTGACTGCGAGGCGGCGGCTCGTGTCCTGCTCAGCGGCGCAGTGACCCGGGTTGGTGACCTGCCCGGGTTGCCCGACGACGCCGACCGGGTCACCCTGACCCGTCGACTGCTGCGCGAGGCCGTCCTGGTCCCGGCCTGA
- a CDS encoding signal peptidase I — protein MAETVYVGNAGVDGATNAGWLLGHFAPPGEIRHSADVEVKWGVHPPGQARSQWATGERRTTLLVLIEGCFRVELPDRTVRLAAPGDYVVWGRGVDHSWFAERASVVLTVRWPSLPGYRVDPPVLR, from the coding sequence ATGGCGGAGACGGTGTACGTGGGCAACGCGGGTGTCGACGGTGCCACCAATGCCGGTTGGCTGCTCGGGCACTTCGCGCCGCCGGGGGAGATCCGGCACAGCGCCGACGTCGAGGTGAAGTGGGGAGTGCACCCGCCCGGGCAGGCCCGGTCCCAGTGGGCGACCGGGGAGCGGCGCACCACTCTGCTCGTACTCATTGAGGGGTGCTTCCGGGTGGAGTTGCCGGACCGCACGGTACGGCTGGCCGCGCCGGGCGACTACGTGGTGTGGGGTCGGGGAGTGGACCACTCCTGGTTCGCGGAGCGCGCGTCGGTGGTCCTGACCGTGCGGTGGCCCTCGCTGCCCGGCTACCGGGTGGACCCGCCGGTGCTGCGCTGA
- a CDS encoding DUF2267 domain-containing protein — protein MADSMISAFESSLDKTNLILKDIENAYGWPKERRNQSYAALRTVLHLLRDRLPVDESVEFAQQLPVLVRGIYFDGWVPSDVPIKLNRDDFLYEVRQGFPYDAEGGPERVTQVVLDTLRRHVTQGEWQDVKDTMPKDLAKMMP, from the coding sequence ATGGCTGACTCGATGATCTCAGCGTTCGAGTCCTCGCTGGACAAGACGAACCTCATTCTCAAGGACATCGAGAACGCCTACGGCTGGCCGAAGGAACGGCGCAACCAGTCGTACGCGGCTCTGCGCACGGTGCTGCACCTGCTGCGCGACCGGCTGCCGGTGGACGAGAGCGTCGAGTTCGCCCAGCAGTTGCCGGTGCTCGTGCGGGGGATCTACTTCGACGGCTGGGTGCCATCCGACGTACCGATCAAGCTCAACCGGGACGACTTCCTCTACGAGGTCCGTCAGGGCTTCCCGTACGACGCGGAGGGCGGCCCGGAACGGGTGACGCAGGTGGTGCTGGACACCCTGCGACGACACGTCACCCAGGGCGAGTGGCAGGACGTGAAGGACACCATGCCCAAGGACCTCGCCAAGATGATGCCGTGA
- a CDS encoding DUF72 domain-containing protein, whose amino-acid sequence MGDILVGTASWTDRTLLDSGWYPQTADTPEKRLAYYARQFPLVEVDATYYSPPAEATAKLWAERTPAGFTFNIKAFSLLTGHPTRVNALYKDLRPETDKKNVYPDDLPAQSYEEVWTRFLSALDPLVEAGKLGALLFQFPPWFTIKRANKQYLLEVAKRCAPLRPVYEFRHASWFDGDNADETLAFLREHKLPYVCVDMPQGHRSSLPPILAATADLAVVRFHGHSDKWTSKDIHEKFGYHYSKRELADWAPKLRELADEAGQTHVLMNNCYRDYAQTNAKTLAGLLDAN is encoded by the coding sequence ATGGGTGACATCCTCGTGGGCACCGCGTCCTGGACCGACCGCACCTTGCTGGACTCGGGTTGGTACCCGCAGACGGCGGACACCCCGGAGAAGCGGCTGGCCTACTACGCGCGGCAGTTCCCGCTGGTCGAGGTGGACGCCACCTACTACTCGCCGCCCGCCGAGGCGACCGCGAAGCTGTGGGCCGAGCGCACACCGGCCGGTTTCACCTTCAACATCAAGGCGTTCAGTCTGCTGACCGGGCATCCCACCCGGGTCAACGCCCTCTACAAGGACCTGCGTCCGGAGACCGACAAGAAGAACGTCTACCCCGACGACCTGCCCGCGCAGTCGTACGAGGAGGTCTGGACGCGCTTCCTGTCCGCCCTGGACCCGCTGGTCGAGGCGGGCAAGCTGGGTGCGCTGCTGTTCCAGTTCCCACCCTGGTTCACCATCAAGCGGGCCAACAAGCAGTACCTGCTGGAGGTGGCGAAGCGCTGCGCGCCGCTGCGCCCGGTCTACGAGTTCCGGCACGCCTCCTGGTTCGACGGCGACAACGCCGACGAGACCCTGGCCTTCCTGCGCGAGCACAAACTGCCGTACGTCTGCGTGGACATGCCGCAGGGCCACCGCTCGTCGCTGCCCCCGATCCTGGCCGCCACCGCGGACCTCGCGGTGGTGCGCTTCCACGGCCACAGTGACAAGTGGACCAGCAAGGACATCCACGAGAAGTTCGGCTACCACTACTCCAAGCGGGAGCTGGCCGACTGGGCGCCGAAGTTGCGCGAGCTGGCCGACGAGGCCGGTCAGACGCACGTGTTGATGAACAACTGCTACCGCGACTACGCCCAGACCAACGCGAAGACCCTCGCTGGCCTCCTCGACGCCAACTGA
- a CDS encoding ankyrin repeat domain-containing protein yields the protein MTDHLDAETLAFAHRMFDLARAGSTEELAAQLDAGLPVNLTNDKGDTLLILAAYHAHPDTVAALLSRGADHSRANDRGQTALAAAVFRSSTEAVRALLAAGADPAHGNPSALETAQFFDLPEMTELLRAG from the coding sequence GTGACCGACCACCTCGACGCCGAGACGCTGGCGTTCGCGCACCGGATGTTCGACCTGGCCCGGGCCGGCTCCACCGAGGAGCTGGCCGCACAGCTCGACGCCGGCCTGCCCGTCAACCTCACCAACGACAAGGGCGACACGCTGCTGATCCTGGCCGCGTACCACGCCCACCCGGACACGGTGGCCGCCCTGCTCAGTCGCGGCGCCGACCACTCCCGGGCCAACGACCGGGGTCAGACCGCGCTGGCCGCCGCGGTGTTCCGCAGCAGCACCGAAGCGGTCCGCGCGCTCCTCGCCGCCGGCGCCGACCCGGCACACGGCAACCCCTCGGCACTGGAGACCGCGCAGTTCTTCGACCTGCCGGAGATGACGGAGCTACTGCGCGCCGGCTGA